The Toxoplasma gondii ME49 chromosome XII, whole genome shotgun sequence genome includes a region encoding these proteins:
- a CDS encoding thioredoxin domain-containing protein (encoded by transcript TGME49_247660~Predicted trans-membrane domain (TMHMM2.0):9-32:52-75), producing MCSGLLSCRWTPLIPHTNYFARGFLLCLLRFAMTGQFKAVASVLPGRSRQRFVNFRFLLVACFTGLTVTFHGLDIRSASDTFAIPWQLRVFVAEAAVKRKRVLHAVRDPVTGKVIYPDKKLLSDNTKTAGSPASYAPPIPQLDKASFSSFLDERGQVLVYFYGDERCAKCKATGPEIEDINRGLVKYFFSTSLAQVDVSKHPELAEDQDVTQVPALVFYAEGSKSVPEQYRGKLRANRVFDWLRRQDGSFYRDLAAVRRQQKAPMSVDDEERILKKAAANSPFTTVISYTVPGSPKDKLIKAIAHEGDAMRGTLFHFIPVADFKKSKIEIYKAKLPYDLYEDEDIIDYAAQKWSKNEIKRSIYAAFDRTIYPDTDEYVDNLAKTKALATILHDDKTSDYQEYVDVLLQYARDLKDKVSLCFLCLQGHLAGTPVLLSYLATLQEYERLSVYRGNRDREVFLLLRAFYTQISHFAVSPPSEHDLGSIILFRS from the exons ATGTGTAGCGGACTTCTGTCCTGCCGATGGACACCTCTCATCCCTCACACAAATTATTTTGCTCGTGGTTTCTTACTTTGCTTGTTGCGTTTTGCAATGACTGGGCAATTTAAAGCAGTCGCAAGCGTCCTGCCCGGCAGGTCGCGACAGCGCTTTGTGAATTTTAGGTTTCTACTGGTAGCATGTTTTACTGGCTTGACTGTCACCTTTCATGGCCTGGATATCAGGTCCGCTAGCGATACCTTTGCCATTCCGTGGCAACTCAGGGTTTTTGTGGCCGAGGCAGCCGTGAAGCGGAAACGTGTCTTGCATGCAGTACGTGACCCAGTAACAGGAAAGGTGATCTATCCAGATAAGAAACTCCTTTCAGACAACACGAAGACAGCAGGCAGTCCAGCATCATACGCTCCTCCAATACCTCAACTGGACAAagcctcgttctcctccttcttaGACGAACGTGGTCAGGTTCTCGTTTACTTCTACGGCGACGAAAG GTGCGCCAAGTGCAAGGCTACCGGTCCCGAAATTGAGGACATCAACCGCGGATTGGTGAAGTACTTCTTTTCTACATCCCTGGCGCAAGTGGATGTGTCAAAACACCCGGAGCTTGCGGAAGATCAAGATGTCACACAAGTTCCCGCCCTCGTTTTCTATGCAGAAGGATCAAAGAGTGTACCAGAACAGTACCGTGGAAAGCTGAGAGCGAACCGGGTTTTCGATTGG CTGAGGCGGCAAGATGGATCGTTCTACAGGGATTTGGCGGCAGTTCGGCGCCAGCAGAAAGCCCCGATGTCAGTGGACGATGAAGAGAGGATCCTCAAAAAAGCAGCAGCGAATTCGCCCTTCACAACCGTGATCTCATACACTGTCCCAGGCAGCCCGAAGGACAAATTGATCAAGGCCATAGCTCATGAAGGTGACGCGATGCGTGGAACACTCTTCCACTTCATACCCGTAGCAGATTTTAAGAAAAGCAAGATCGAGATCTACAAAGCAAAGCTA CCTTACGATCTGTATGAAGACGAAGATATCATCGACTACGCCGCGCAAAAGTGGTCCAAAAACGAGATCAAACGCAGCATCTACGCGGCATTCGATAGGACAATCTATCCCGACACGGACGAGT ATGTTGATAATCTTGCAAAAACAAAGGCCCTTGCTACCATTCTGCATGATGATAAGACAAGCGACTACCAGGAGTATGTCGACGTTCTCCTTCAGTATGCACGTGATCTGAAGGACAAAGtgagtctctgcttcctgtgTTTACAAGGTCACCTGGCGGGTACACCAGTCCTTCTTTCATACTTAGCAACTTTACAGGAATACGAACGACTGTCTGTGTACAGGGGCAACAGGGATCGTGAGGTATTTTTACTCTTGCGTGCATTCTATACGCAGATTAGTCACTTCGCCGTATCACCTCCAAGCGAGCATGACCTCGGCAGCATTATCCTATTCAGAAGCTAG
- a CDS encoding ribulose-phosphate 3 epimerase family protein (encoded by transcript TGME49_247670): MRLASPGHHGRVCAEKFCEFSVFGFPRVRGFSRRRQIFHCGPSISSFFSLSKVGFQLGLLELHFEFFHVSRCLRWLSLGASFLQESLLFRLTRLSVSNLDTTLHPASVLSSAGHFLAFSLSVSLKEPLRFLLPSSASLSRCIWESKPSCSTLFLALLFLLCFSCSVEHRTVCLSLSVPVFASALSVSHLPLSLSPFAFCSLVRTRAPCLLELASRLCRCVFRHFVPNISFGPGVVKALRGHLKSAFFDVHLMVSEPEKWIQPFADAGANSITFHWESVGGDLQRAAELAKRIQARGIKAGLAIKPATKFEDLGEALAGDNFDMLLVMTVEPGFGGQKFMADMLQKVRTARSLFPKLNIQVDGGLDGETVKPAASAGANVIVAGTSMFKAENPAALMTFMRDVIAASDTL, translated from the exons ATGCGACTGGCTTCACCTGGACATCATG GACGGGTATGCGCGGAGAAGTTCTGTGAATTCTCCGTTTTTGGATTTCCTCGCGTCAGGGGCTTTtccagaagaaggcaaatcTTTCATTGTGGTCCTTCaatctcgtcttttttttccttgtcAAAAGTCGGCTTCCAGCTAGGACTGTTAGAGTTGCACTTTGAGTTCTTCCACGTTTCTCGTTGCCTGCGCTGGCTCTCCCTGGGCGCCTCTTTTTTACAAGAaagtctcctcttccgtctcACACGGCTCTCTGTCAGTAACCTCGACACCACCCTTCACCCGGCATCCgtgctctcttctgctggtcattttctcgctttttctctctccgtctctctcaaGGAGCCgcttcggtttcttcttccctcctctgcgtcgctctcgcggTGTATATGGGAGTCCAAGCCGAGCTGCAGCACCCTGTTTCTGGccctgctctttcttctttgtttttcgtgCTCTGTGGAGCACCGcaccgtgtgtctctctctgtcggtcCCGGTCTTTGCTTCAgcgctctctgtttcgcacctccctctttctctgtctcctttcgcgttCTGTTCACTCGTGCGAACGCGCGCGCCCTGTCTGCTCGAGCTCGCCTCGCGGCTCTGTCGCTGTGTTTTCAGGCACTTTGTACCGAATATTTCGTTCGGCCCCGGCGTGGTGAAGGCTCTTCGCGGCCATCTGAAGTCGGCTTTTTTCGACGTCCACCTGATGGTTTCCGAACCTGAAAAGTGGATTCAGCCGTTTGCGGATGCGGGTGCGAATTCGATCACTTTTCACTGGGAGTCTGTGGGCGGAGATCTGCAGAGAGCCGCTGAACTCGCCAAGCGGATTCAAGCGCGAGGCATCAAGGCAGGACTCGCCATCAAACCTGCAACCAAGTTCGAAGACCTCGGCGAAGCACTCGCGGGAGACAACTTCGACATGCTGCTGGTCATGACTGTCGAGCCAGGCTTCGGCGGCCAAAAATTCATGGCGGACATGCTCCAAAAAGTCCGAACTGCTCGCTCGTTGTTCCCCAAACTCAACATTCAG GTGGACGGAGGCCTGGACGGCGAGACGGTGAAACCTGCAGCGTCTGCGGGGGCGAATGTGATTGTCGCGG GAACGAGCATGTTCAAAGCGGAGAATCCGGCAGCGCTGATGACTTTTATGCGCGAT GTGATCGCTGCATCCGATACTTTGTGA
- a CDS encoding hypothetical protein (encoded by transcript TGME49_247680~Signal peptide predicted by SignalP 2.0 HMM (probability 0.637) with cleavage site probability 0.386 at residue 39~Predicted trans-membrane domain (TMHMM2.0):6-29) encodes MRLRFSLLFSVLLPFLLPVLLSRLSLFIWLTASVGLSLSEPLRGGHPHSALLGGDKRRHRSSSFPPVSQLAASLRWEPSHHPLSTAFRASAAKDFSARCLFSIGRHLSPATSSAGSFVSLSSLRDRDSPSRPRSATQAPEGLRLSPAECLSSGCTNIWGGRREAVGETAGGRKRTPFRQADSQTDEEERGSGRARRDTRRNEASPFSAFVFCGGALWLLMRETQKGTSDATRRIGSLSAHWNRSRRGPRHRFALRSLCPPPSVTCFPPHSDCSCPFASTPSSLGPVPTPRAVSLRFASASPSRLSRPSASFVSSACPSRRSFASPSPPRSSVFSPPRVSPKSSRGLCARKTQFLSSHLPDDERGVREDSEFFGVSLAEDVDFLSSASTASRQRRERDPESAGLSEEEDKPEEELLHAVEPRRTKRGFLIRSRAAKADRRDASSPGGATAPGLWGDAETSLEEEALRRRRERSVRGSSEAEKEAWSHRREEEAAGRFKVGDAAPDVSLPEFYYHNIPLPKGPPDNPEDPLPFPLDFISEEEKQDIRRMPTKEEREADRRDYFGADNVRAYHLYNPHWTPFQESNYRPSHNLEAAAVGDFGQSPRRPMRESDMAQPSVPFGWRVYAAICLAKLPFLLAEYEARVEALLGEEKKLFQEQTLWQQLDRKPEAVADPRPRLPLPHPPFHVWETSIHPRLQLPFIVWARLSTRLCNSSAKMLELFRLVSLEKEKRENRFAFQRTGKGMALGDYFVFAAPTLHHAVRFLESNPKHKAGVYREGHLYELTDATAEHILLGKGERRSAERDEIYLSLGFYLPPPPRAPWPNREEGETERGNDNASEASSSPASSSSLSSPASSSSSSSAVPSLSSSRAVSVAPEASSVRFSPSASSSAGVGRSPALTLLQEKQLRFLCRSNCVERRSFLFFPRPDSPDSLLLPPEQLLPMTPEQNANVFQRWRRRGAKARVAVVAAKAVVNLLKQCEVSQVENLSGNLSRDLESWHALREVLRQTAASSSRDKSLEFSPQTAPSALSPQSSESFSLHFSSLEDERARLVFSVVQRVVEETLNSQPFWASRGRGNSGDAPGGSVHVDGKASERKASSESEIFWQNNGVEASPAHAERSAQTCAASNHLEKSPQVEENSLTRSNRGAATVASTVDPPRKKEKEKVHELDREVENGSGNHGQGTGSCGSSRRPENLFLDENAKENFDISVSAAAAFVLGLVAGDDGQGGSLAVARELANLGMKNASEKKADSTEETERTDRSQDDKNEAIKSSSQPWNETETKQETQRPSLSSSLSSSLSSSSSLSSSTASVFSALKSAAASAVSAHLAEERERAASRASHLRSLQNASSWENPHSPMTTEKEAAVESLLFFAEDDEEARDFCRRLPYTRAGVYRSLFLAHAVKVDFYGKAGEMVMPNPRHTKLEDEDELEVDEEAMCVEKVDLADWIIRNKLNVTEDAAHDLDKPFYQDYLKDWAYLHLPEGQYLSEPFHATGQDETGDIPDPPLMTALAANREEDHARDYRPGVWLYKPETKILFNDTETGGLLIGSGFDGTFSWEKPVSNATMTRALILMEMAAEHVRKGHFTWTDEHWSATSKRPHLETHLSQEEEARVRWGLEDFDLHPDDLDPGDHVPSGMEYLNPQLLKSRSPEYQRLVEDPDVAHNVHQDWLARVDRGEATLNEDPFRLAPEQIDLREKFKNLKDLDDEDLPDVALWRDEGE; translated from the exons AtgcgccttcgcttctcccttctcttttcggtcctgcttccttttctcctcccggttctcctctctcgtctctccctcttcatcTGGCTCACCGCTTCcgtcggtctctctctgtctgagCCTCTTCGGGGCGGCCATCCCCACAGTGCCCTCCTCGGCGGAgacaaacggagacaccgctcgagttcgtttcctcccgtttctcaactcgccgcctctctccgctggGAGCCCTCTCACCACCCGCTGTCAACCGCCTTTCGCGCCAGCGCCGCAAAAGACTTCTCCGCAAGATGCCTCTTCTCGATCGGCAGgcatctctctcctgccACGAGCAGCGCCggctcttttgtctctctttcttctctccgcgacAGAGACTCCCCGTCCCGACCAAGATCTGCGACGCAAGCTCCCGAAggtctccgcctctctcccgcaGAATGCCTCTCCTCCGGGTGTACAAACATCTGGGGCGGAAGGCGTGAGGCGGTaggagagacggcgggagggaggaagaggactcCCTTTCGACAGGCGGACTCGCagaccgacgaagaagaacgaggcagCGGGAGAGCGCGACGCGACACCCGGAGAAATGAGGCTTCCCCGTTTTCTGCCTTTGTGTTCTGCGGAGGCGCTCTCTGGCTGTTGATgcgcgaaacgcagaagggAACTTCGGACGCGACGCGCCGCATCGGGTCGCTGTCTGCACACTGGAATCGGTCGAGGAGAGGGCCAAGACAtcgcttcgctctccgctctctttgCCCGCCGCCCTCTGTCACATGCTTTCCTCCTCACTCGGACTGTTCTTGTCCCTTCGCCTCGACTCCGAGCTCTCTGGGCCCTGTACCTACGCcccgcgctgtctctctgcgtttcgcttccgcttctccttctcgtctttctcgtccttctgcttcttttgtctcctcagcttgtccttctcgtcgatcttttgcttctccttctccacctcgttcttctgtgttttctccaccgcgcgtctctcccaAGTCCTCTCGGGGCCTGTGCGCTCGGAAGacgcagtttctctcttcccatCTGCCAGACGACGAGCGCGGCGTCCGCGAAGACAGCGAATTCttcggcgtttctctcgcggaAGATGtcgacttcctctcctctgcgtccacCGCCTCTCGccagcgaagagaacgagaccCAGAGTCTGCCGGTCtctccgaagaagaagacaaaccggaagaagagttgctgcatgcagtcgagcCGCGCCGAACAAAGAGAGGTTTCTTGATTCGATCGCGGGCAGCCAAGGCGGACCGCCGAGACGCGTCGTCCCCTGGAGGGGCGACGGCGCCAGGGCTGTGGGGTGACGCCGAAACAtctctcgaggaagaggccttgagaaggagacgcgagcgaagCGTGCGTGGCTCGAGtgaggcggagaaggaggctTGGTCACatcggcgagaagaagaagctgcagggCGCTTCAAGGTCGGAGACGCTGCTCCCGATGTCTCGCTTCCGGAGTTCTACTACCACAACATCCCCCTGCCGAAAGGACCTCCAGACAACCCTGAGGACCCTCTCCCCTTTCCCTTGGACTTCAtcagcgaagaggagaagcaggacaTCCGGCGGATGCCTACGAAGGAAGAGCGTGAAGCGGACAGAAGAGACTACTTCGGTGCAGACAACGTTCGAGCGTACCATCTCTACAATCCCCACTGGACCCCCTTTCAAG aaagcAACTACAGGCCTTCGCATAACTTGGAGGCTGCCGCGGTCGGCGACTTCGGGCAGAGTCCGCGGCGGCCAATGCGTGAAAGCGACATG gcGCAGCCGTCAGTGCCTTTCGGGTGGCGGGTGTACGCAGCGATTTGCCTGGCGAagcttccctttcttttAGCCGAGTACGAGGCGAGAGTGGAGGCGCTGcttggagaagagaagaagctcttTCAAGAGCAAACGCTGTGGCAGCAGCTGGACAGAAAGCCAGAGGCGGTGGCAGATCCGCGacctcgcctgcctctcccgCATCCGCCGTTCCATGTGTGGGAAACATCGATACACCCGAGACTGCAGCTCCCGTTCATCGTCTGGGCGCGTCTGTCTACGCGCCTCTGCAACAGCTCCGCAAAGATGCTGGAGCTGTTTCGACTCGTCTccctggagaaagagaaacgggaaAACAGATTCGCTTTCCAGAGAACCGGAAAGGGCATGGCTCTAGGCGACtacttcgtcttcgccgcaCCCACTCTCCACCACGCGGTCCGCTTCCTCGAATCAAATCCGAAACACAAAGCAG GAGTCTATCGAGAAGGACATCTCTACGAGTTGACCGACGCCACGGCGGAACATATATTGCTTggcaaaggcgagagaagaagcgccgaACGAGATGAAATCTAcctttctctcggcttctaCCTCCCACCGCCTCCTCGTGCGCCGTGGCCAaaccgcgaagaaggcgaaacagagagaggaaacgacaaCGCCAGCGAagcttcttcatctcctgcgtcgtcttcctctttgtcatctcctgcgtcgtcttcctcttcttcatctgcggttccttctctctcttcttctcgtgctGTTTCTGTTGCGCCTGAGGCTTCCTCggtgcgtttctctccttctgcctcttcttccgcgggGGTGGGGCGCTCCCCAGCTTTGACGCTTTtgcaggagaagcagctgcgtTTCCTGTGTCGGAGCAACTGCGTGGAAcgtcgctctttccttttttttccaaGGCCGGACTCCCCAGacagtctccttctccccccgGAACAACTCCTTCCGATGACGCCCGAGCAAAATGCGAACGTTTTTCAGCGCTGGCGGAGGCGCGGCGCGAAGGCTCGTGTCGCCGTCGTGGCGGCGAAGGCCGTGGTGAATCTCTTGAAACAGTGTGAAGTCTCTCAAGTTGAGAACCTCTCTGGCAACCTCTCTCGCGACCTCGAGTCGTGGCATGCGCTTCGGGAAGTTCTCAGGCAGACcgcagcgtcttcttctcgcgacaagtctctcgagttctcgcCTCAAACCGCTCCGtcggctctgtctcctcagtctTCAgagtcgttctctcttcacttttcttctttggaGGACGAACGCGCGCgactcgtcttctccgtagTGCAGCGCGTGGTTGAGGAGACTTTGAATTCTCAGCCTTTCTGGGCTTCTCGGGGCCGCGGCAACTCTGGGGACGCGCCGGGAGGCTCTGTCCACGTAGACGGCAAAGCGTCTGAGCGAAAGGCGTCGAGCGAATCGGAGATCTTTTGGCAGAACAACGGAGTCGAAGCTTCTCCCGCACATGCCGAACGCAGCGCGCAGACATGCGCAGCATCCAACCATCTCGAAAAGTCCCCTCAAGTCGAGGAAAATTCGTTGACACGTTCAAACAGAGGAGCCGCCACAGTCGCCAGCACCGTGGACCCACCgcggaaaaaggaaaaagaaaaggtcCATGAGCTGGACAGAGAGGTGGAAAACGGCAGCGGGAACCATGGGCAGGGAACTGGCTCTTGTGGATCCTCGAGAAGACCAGAAAACCTTTTTCTGGATGAAAATGCAAAAGAGAATTTCGACATTTCCGTGAGCGCAGCGGCGGCCTTCGTTCTCGGCCTCGTTGCTGGCGACGACGGGCAAGGCGGCTCTTTAGCTGTGGCGAGAGAACTCGCGAACCTTGGGATGAAAAAcgccagcgagaaaaaagcagacagcaccgaggaaacagagagaacggaccGGTCGCAAGACGACAAAAACGAGGCCATAAAGTCATCTTCTCAGCCTTGgaacgaaacagaaacgaaacaagagacacaaagaccctcactgtcttcttctctgtcttcttctctttcttcctcgtcttcgctctcttcttctaccGCCTCGGTGTTCTCTGCTTTGAAGTCGGCGGCGGCTTCCGCGGTGTCTGCACACCTGGCGGAGGAGCGCGAGCGGGCTGCGAGTCGCGCGTCGCACCTGCGGTCTTTGCAGAACGCGTCATCATGGGAGAATCCTCACAGTCCAATGACGACTGAGAAGGAGGCCGCTGTTGAGTCGCTCTTGTTTTTCgctgaagacgacgaagaggcgagagacttCTGTCGGCGCCTGCCGTACACGCGCGCCGGGGTGTATCgctcgctgtttctcgcgCATGCGGTCAAAGTGGACTTTTACGGGAAGGCTGGCGAGATGGTGATGCCGAATCCGAGACACACAAAGctggaagacgaggacgaactCGAGGTCGACGAGGAGGCGATGTGCGTGGAGAAGGTCGACCTCGCAGACTGGATTATCCGAAACAAATTAAATGTGACTGAAGACGCGGCGCACGATCTTGACAAGCCTTTCTACCAGGACTACTTGAAGGATTGGGCGTACCTGCACCTTCCCGAGGGGCAATACCTCAGCGAGCCTTTCCACGCCACGGGACAAGACGAAACTGGAGACATCCCAGATCCTCCACTC ATGACGGCGCTTGCGGCAAATCGGGAGGAAGATCACGCGCGCGACTACCGCCCAGGCGTGTGGCTGTACAAACCGGAGACGAAGATTTTATTcaacgacacagagacggGAGGCCTCTTGATCGGCAGCGGCTTCGATGGCACGTTCTCCTGGGAGAAGCCTGTGAGCAACGCGACGATGACGCGGGCGTTGATTCTGATGGAAATGGCGGCGGAGCATGTACGGAAGGGTCACTTCACCTGGACAGACGAGCACTGGAGCGCGACCTCGAAGCGCCCACACCTCGAGACGCACTTGTctcaggaggaagaggcgcgcGTGAGATGGGGTCTCGAAGACTTCGACCTCCACCCTGACGACCTCGACCCAGGCGACCATGTCCCCTCAG GAATGGAGTACCTGAACCCGCAGCTGCTGAAGAGCCGGTCGCCAGAGTACCAGCGTCTCGTGGAAGACCCCGACGTAGCACATAACGTTCACCAGGACTGGCTGGCGCGCgtggacagaggagaggcaacTCTGAACGAAGATCCCTTCAGACTCGCTCCGGAACAAATTGATCTGCGAGAGAAATTCAAGAACCTGAAAGACCTGGACGACGAAGATCTACCCGATGTCGCCctctggagagacgagggcgagtga